The genomic region ACTTCGAAAAAAGATCTTCTAACATTTTGGCGTAATCCTGTAAATATTCTGAATCAAAATCCCAGTATTCAGCATCCCAATCCGCTTGGTCAGTTAAGTAATAATGTAAATCTATATCCAGCCCTTTTAGATGTGATTTACCTTTAGGATCATCAATAAATTCTATTTTTGTAACAAGACTCATGAAGAATGTATAACACAATATTATACGAAAAAGCATATTCTCAGAAGGCATCGGATAATATCCTTAAATCCTTTTCAAACATGATAGTTCGCAGTTTCTATGATTTTATCCGTCTCGTTATTCGCATGATCCCGCCGGATAAAACCCCGAAGTAACTCCATTTAATATAGCAACTTACCGCTTAATTACAACGGGAACTCAAACCTTGAGAAGTTCCCGCATGAGAACGGATGCCTTTCGGCGGTGTGAGGCGGGGCACCCGGTGGGCACTCCGGAGCATTGCTCCGGAACGAGATAAAACGGTAGAGGATCATATTTGTATGGCATCGGCATAGATGTTCTTTTCGGGATGGAAATAGACTGGTACGTCGGACTGTAAAGGAGCGATAATAACATGTGAGCGAACCTCTTTGTATATAAAAGGTTGGATGGCCTCCGCTATGGATGAACCGGCTGCGTATCCTAAGATCACCGTTTGATATCCTTTGTTACGGCATTCGTGATAGATGGACCGGAGCAACGCTTCCATGATCTCCGGGTCTTGGTCCCGTACCGCATATTCAGCAATGGTTACATCCCGAAAAGCTTCTCCAGATCGTGGCAATGCAGGGCTTCCTAAAAGTCGAGCACTCAAATTATAAGCCATATGTATGGATCTCATCTTAACATCCCGAAACTGAATGCGGTTCTTTTTGAAGGCCGTCATATCCCAGGCCAAACAAGTACCAATGATCTCCTCACCCCGGGTCGCTACGTAATAATCCTCGATTGTTATTCCCGGCCTGTGATTGAGGTTATGCTGAAAAACAGCCTGGTTCATCTCAGGAGCTAATAATTGCCCTTTGAAGGCATTGGAAAGCAGGGGGATGATCTGTTCTGAATCAGCTATAGTCGCTTTGCGAACGGTAAATTTGCTGCTTGATCTCATTGGTTTAAGGGTGAAAAGAGTGGCCATCGTGATGGTCCCGATAGGTTTGGAACCAAGCACCCCAAGTTTAGCTAACTTTTCTGCCGGACGATTCCACGCCATCACATAGGCATACATGTATTTGACGTCTGGCCGTGTCTTTACTTTTCGTTGTACTCTTTTTTCCAGTTGCTGAAGAAAAATTTGTCCCGTGCCTTTCTGAGTTCCATGCATATTTCCCAGGTAAATGAAATCGGTTAGAACACCCGAAACATATCGCTTTTGATAGGAGGCGATAGCAAAACCGATAAGCTGTTCTTTACGGAAAAAGCCAAGAGGGACCATTTTGTAGGAAGTCAGTCTGGGTAGTACGAAAATATCTGGTGAACGGTCAAAATGAATGCTGAGGTCTCCGGACCTTACCGGAGTTTTTCGGGTGATCTCAAGAAGTTTTTCATTCCAGTCTTCAGATAGTTCCCGCACGGAGTAATCAGATTCATTATGTGGATCCTTAGGGTCAGGCTCATGCTTTTTCATGATCATTGAAATGGAAGGGGATTAATTGATAAAAGGGAAATCGGTCTTTTTGTAAAAGCATTTGACCCTCTGCTGCATCAAACCCTAATCTCTCTGGCAGGTTTAGATCTGTGACACGTGCAGAGTGTATATAACGGATCAGTCCTTTTGCATCAGAGCCGGACTTTCCAGCAATGCGTATCAAAAGGTCCGTGAAATCTTCTTTTGACAACCAATCACTTACATTGGAAAGAGCGAACTTGTTGTAGTAGCCAGGTTCCGACCGGTTTACACTTTCGGTGACAGACTCTTCTTTAAAGCGCAGTCTTTCTGCAGCCTCAGGAAGTCGAGTCTTTCCCTCAGGTCGCAGGTAGGATGGAAGCGACTCTTCAAAAAGCACCTGGTTAAAAAAGACAAACTGAAGCATCCAATTATGGCGTACGGGAGTTTTGGTACAGAAATCTCTAAATTGTTGATAAAATTTTAATCCCAGCTTATCATCTTGCCAATGAATCAGGCCCTGTTCCGAAATGCCCTTTTGTTTATAGAGCTTTGGATGAAACATGAGGTTGAACAGGTTTTTCAGCAATCCGGCTCTCAAGACTTCATCGAAATAGGCTTTTTGATCTTTGATGGAGGTGGTTTCAAACAGAACCAGCAGCTTTTTTCTTCCTCCAAGGAGCAACCGTCCCAAAGGAGAAAACCGCCGAATATAAGTTTCGTATTTCCCGAGATGAACCGGACCCAGTTTTAATATTTCAGGATGAGCCTTCCAAAAATCACGTTCTGAATTTGTGAGCTCCGGATCTATCTGTTTGAACCATGCGGCTCTTTCGGCTTCTTCAGCAGACATATAACCCAGGAATTTAGCAGCTGTCAAGGATGGCAAATGCTGGGCGGCCTTGAGTTTTAATTGGGAGAGATAGATTTGTGAAGGGGCAATATCAACGGCATCAATGACAACAGATGAATGGCTATTGACTAACAATTCCAGCGGAACCTCACCGGCACTGGCTATACATAAAACCCGATCATTTTCTGATAGATCAAGTGCTTCCAATTCGGTATTGGGGTCATCCTGTGATACACCAAAATCATAAATGAAGGGTCTGCTGAACATATATTGATTCTATTTTTTCAGAACACAAAATCGAATTCTGTATTTCCTTCCCCGCCAAAACCTCTGGATCTGCATTCCCCTAATGTACAGACTAACATTATACCACTAACGGTTCCTCCCAAATTAATTACTTTGATCATAAAGCTTTCAACTTTAAGGAATCACAAAGGCAACGCAGGGACTTACACATACTTTAAGTTAGTAATCCCTGTTAATCATATATGTAGTTGAAAAGTGAGTATCCGGGTAAGAAATTTTCTTGCATGAGAATAGGCAGTAATGCAGTTCTGTTCAAAAAAAAGGAGAGGGCAAGGTTGATATAACGGCCTACCGCATAAGCGGCGCAACGCCTCTCTTTGTTTTACAACATTCCGATATTCCTTGCTAAAAAGCAAAAACGCAACCCAGGGTTGAGTTGCGTCCGAGTTTATGCTCGTGTTATGCCTATTGAAACCTTTGGAATGGCTAATCTTGTTTTGCCAATAGCTTTTGGAGCCCATAATTAATTGCAACAGGCCACACGCCGTAGTGCTTCTTTTCTTCAAATACATGGTTAGAAACCTCCAAGCCATTGTAATTCCTTTTCCCCAAAATAGTCGCCATTCGCTCGTTCGCCTCAATAGTGGATTTGGATTCGCTACTGCCTACTGCAAAAACAATTTTTGCATTTAAGTCGTCATTATTTTCTGCATATGCCTCTTCATATTCAAAAGCTATGCCGTTGTGAAACCATTCAAAGGGCCCTGAAACAAGCAAGTATTTGTTAAATAATTCAGGCTCCTCAAATAACATGTATGCGCCGAAATGGGCGCCTCCCGACCAGCCCATATACATGTGATCATCTGTCGTTTTATAATTTTCCCTGATATAAACCGTCAATTCATCTTTTATAAAAGAAAGGAACGCTTGGGCACCGCCCCATTCAATATCATTAGCCCAAGATGGCCAGCCGCCGGGGACTTGCGGATCGGAAACCGTAGAGAAATCACGGGAACGTATTTGCATTATTTTTCCAAATCCCTGACTGCCTGGATAACCGATTCCAACCAGAATAACAGGAGGAATAGTACCATCTATAGCATGTGCCCGCGCGGATTCAACCGCTGAACTGAACGCAAACCTGGGATCTGTCATAAAAACAACTGGATACTCCTTGCTTTGATCATATCGCTCAGGTAGAGCTATCGAAATTTTAAAAGTATCTTCAACAGCTTCAGAATAGAGTTGTGTGGTTTTGGTCCAAGGGATGGAGGCCTCACTTTGTGCTTTGGAATGAGAAGTAATAAATAGATGCAAAGAAATAGCAACTAATAATATTGATAGACTTTTAGGATGTATTTTCATTTATAAAGAAGAATGATTTATTGGTTGTTTACAGTAATATACAGCGCAGGTGAATTTTAAGACTACTTCTTGAAGTTACATAGGCATATAACGACCCGGCGTTTAAACGGCGCGGGGATTATGATTTTTTTGAAATAGCGAAATTAATTCTACAGAAACAAGGTTGATCGCACCCCGTCCGCGTCCGATTTAAAACGCCTTGTTATGCAGCAACTCTTTGTTGGGTTGTTAATGAATATATTATAAGCTTTGAAATTAATATAGCACTCCAAGCGGCTATTAAAACTAACGCAGCTAATTCAAAACCTTGGTTCCACGATGGAGGTAAACTTCCAGTAGGAATTACTGTTGAAATAAAGACAGTTAAGACTAAAGGAAGAGATAAAATGAACGAGGCAATAATATTTTGCTTGTCCATTTTATTGCTAAGGTCAAACCTGCTATTCAATTTTAAAAAGAGCCCAAAAATAATTGAATATGGAATAACGGATACAGCTGAAATAAAACCTCCAAAATATAAAGCCCCGACAACTCTAAATTCACTATAGCTGATTAATTCATCAAATGACTCACCCAAAATTAATGGATGAATTACTGTTAAAATGAAAACCCAACAAATAGCACCAAGTATAGCTGCTAATATTGCCCACGAGATAGATATTCCAATTGTAGATATGATTGACTTTTTATTCATGGTACTTGCTGCATAACGGCTCAGCGTTTAAGCGGCGAGCCGAGATGTTATAATTAAGGTTCCGAACCCTAACCGAGTCCGCTTAAAACGCCTTGTTATACATAGCCTTAACGTTTGATCGAATATATTGGAAATATAAAGGAGAAACTGCTTTTACTTATTTCATCAAATCCATCACCTAAAACTTTTATGTTATATCCATAAACAGCTTTCATACCAAAAAAACCAATCCCTATTTCAGGTCTTATATTAAATTCATTTTGATTGAAGTCAGTGTAGTTAATTATTGATAATCCCATAGCTACAGCAGATGATCCACCAGCAATCCATCCGCTTATTTTAGGTCCAATAATAAGTTTATTTCCAAAAACTACTTCACCAGAAAAAGCTAAATGACTTTCAGCCATATGATAACCAGCTGTTTTAAAATTACGGAATGACATGCCTAGATCTAAAATATGGCTCGAGCTATAGTTATATCCTAAATTTATATTTATGGTTTTAGATGTAGAATCAGAGCGAACAATTTCTTCAGCTTGAGCGAAAAGATTACTATTCGAAAAGAAAAAAACACAAATAATAAAGGATAGAAATCTAAACATTATTAACCGACTTGAGCTATGTATAACGACCCAGCGTTTAAACGGCGCGGGGATTATGATTTCTTTGAAGTAGTGAAATTAATACCACACAAATAAGTTCGATCGCACCCCGTCCGCGTCCGATTTAAAACGCCTTGTTATACTGCCACAGATTTTAAATTAGGATAAAAAGAAGTATTCATATAAGAGATAAAGACCTAGAATAAAGGTAAAAACTCCACCTAATAAACCGAGTACATTCAAACCACCTGAATCACGATCAGTTTCGGGACTTAACTTTTTTGATCGTCGATAGTCCGTCTCATACTTTCTTCTTTCTTGGAAACTATACCAAATCACAAAAGGTGTTATTAAAGTAGAAATTATTCCAAGAATGAGTTTTTCCATAGGCAGTATAACGGTTTGGCAAATAAGCGGCGCGGCTAAGTCCTTGAATGTATGCAACTAAACTAAAACGCGTCCGCTTAATTTGCTTGTTATAGTGCCGGGTTAAGCCCCATAATCATCATTTACGCAAGTTAGTTCTTTGTTTGATGTATCGATGAATTTAAGACTGTCACTATATGTCCAGGCTTTTTTGAATTCCGTAAAAGTTTCACCCGAGATAACTTGAGTATTGATGAGTAAAATGTACTGTTTAGTATGATCATCTTTATCTGTACATCTTGTTATGTATAGACAATTTTCGGGGCATTTGGTTTGAACACTCAATGTGTCAGTAAATTCATGAACTGCTTGATTTTGAACCCGTTTCAAAAATTTTTCTATTGCTAAAACAGCTAAACCATTTCTACATTCGCTCTGAGTAGGTGAAAGATATGAAAGTGCACCTCTGATTCCTTCCTGTTCAGTTTCAAAAACAGTTCCCCAGCAGTTATGAAAACTTTCTAAGTCAGTTTCTTGTGAAAATGCAGTTATTTGAAAAAGTAGCATAGTAAAAAAGGTCAGCAAAATTTTTTTCATGACTCAAATTGATTAAGCACTATAACATAATATTATACGAATAGGGTGGGTGTTAGGGCGAACAGAATAAAATCGCTCATATCCGCTTCTTTGGCCCTTTTTATTCGCATAATGTGATTTTTGGGATGTTATCCGAACAGCTGTTCGCCTATGGTGTTCGCATAAAATCCAATAAATTTTGTAAGGAATTGCTTCCTCATCGCTCTAACAAGATAATACCTTCGCTAATTAAATCAAGTACATCATGGCAAAATCAAAATTGTTAGAGCAGGTCAGGCAGGAAATTCGTCGCAGAAATTACAGCTATAAAACGGAGCAATCCTACACGAGCTGGATCGTGCGTTACGTTAAATATCATGGCACGGTTTACCCCAAAAAACTGAGAGATGCCGAGGTCGAGCAATACCTGAATCACTTGGCAAATGAAAAGAATGTAGCGGCCGGAACACAAAATCAGGCGCTGGCTGCTTTAGTGTTTTTATACAAAGAAGTATTGGGTAAAGAATCTCTGGATCTCAATAATCTAAAACGGGCCAAAAAACCCAAAAGACTGCCGGTCGTGCTATCGGTGGAGGAAACAGTCGCTCTGTTTGAGCACCTTAATGGTGTGGCGGCACTCATCTGTAAACTTCTGTACGGAAGCGGTCTCAGGATCTCTGAGTGTTTGAGGCTCCGTGTTCAGGACATTGATTTTGATTACGAGCAGCTTTGGGTGCGTTCCGGTAAGGGGATGAAGGACAGGGTGAGTTTATTGCCCCAAAAATGCATTCCTGTGCTTAAGGAACAGGTCAAAAAAGTGGAGAGGATGCATCAAAAAGATCTTGCTGCGGGATGTGGTAAAGCATTACTGCCTAAAGCACTTTCTGAAAAATACCCGGATGAAGACAAAGAACTCCGCTGGCAATACCTATTTCCCTCCAAAAAGATTTCCAAAGATCCAAGAAGTGGATTACAAAACCGTTATCATCTGTCTAACCGATATGTTCAGAAACGGATCAAGAAAGCCGCTAAGTCAGCAGGCATCAACAAAAAAGTAACCTGCCACACGCTCCGCCATTCCTTCGCCACGCACCTGCTCCAAAACGGCTACGACATCCGAACCGTCCAGGAACTTCTCGGTCACAAAAACCTAAAGACAACCATGATCTACACACACGTCATCAACAAAGGCGGCAACTACATCAAATCCCCCGTGGATGCCATTTGATGACTTGGTAAAGGAGGAAAATAAAATTTAGGAGTCATCCTGAGGGTTCCCCCGAAGGACCTACAAAAGTACGAAACGACATCACCCTGTGAAGATGCTTCGGAAGTATCCTCAGCATGACTTGATATAGATAAAGAAATAAAATTTAGGAGTCATCCTGAGGGTTCCCCCGAAGGACCTACAAAAGTACGAAACGACATCACCCTGTGAAGATGCTTCGGAAGTATCCTCAGCATGACTTGATATAGATAAAGAAATAAAATTTAGGAGTCATCCTGAGGGTTCCCCCGAAGGACCTACAAAAGTACGAAACGACATCACCCTGTGAAGATGCTTCGGAAGTATCCTCAGCATGACTTGATATAGATAAAGAAATAAAATTTAGGAGTCATCCTGAGGGTTCCCCCGAAGGACCTACAAAAGTACAAAACGACATCACCCTGTGAAGATGCTTCGGAAGTATCCTCAGCATGACCTACACAAGCAGTTATAGATCATCCATCGTAATTCGTCCATCAATCCCTCGAAAATCAACCAGAACCGGAAAGCCCTGCAAGGATCTAAAACACAACACCGGAAACAACTTCAACCCTAACACCTAACACCTTGCACCTAAAACCTAACACCTAACACCTAACACCTACTCCCCAAATTCAAACTCCTTAGGCGGCTCCACATCCTTCAGATGCCTCACAAAATAATCCCATCGTTTACGCATCATATAATCCTCGCCATAGTAACCATGCCCGCGATTTGGAAACATGATCATATCAAAATCCTTATTGGCTTCAATCAATGCATTGACCACCAGAAGTGTATTGTAAGGAGGGACGTTACTGTCCAGCGTACCATGCGTTATCAGTAGTTTTCCCTTCAGGTTTTCAGCCAGTAGCTGATTAGCCTGATTATCATAATTGGTAGCTTTACCTTCAGTATCCTCTTCAGAAGGAGTAACTTCCAACAGTCCTTGCCATTTCTCGCCCCAGGGATCGGCATAATTTCGGTTGTCATGATTTCCGGCTCCTGAAACAGCTACATCATAGAAATCAGGATAGGCTAACAGTGCGCGCGTAGAAGCAAAACCTCCCCCCGAATGCCCATAGATCCCAACCCGGCTGATATCCATCCAGCTGTGACGCTCACCCAGCTGTTCGATCATAGCGATCTGATCCGGAATGCCGTTATCACCCATATTACCATAGTAAAATTCATGAAAGGATTTAGAACGGCCCGGCGTACCCATGGCATCTACTTCAACCACGATGAAACCAAGTTCAGCCATTGCCTGCTTGTCGGAGCGGGAGGCGCGAAAGGAACGGCTGCCGACACTTCCCGACTGCGGACCCGGGTACAGGTAATTCAATACCGGATAGGATGCAGAGGAGTTGAAGTTGCTCGGTTTATACAACAGCCCGTAAAGATCTGTTTCCCCGTCGCGGGCCTTCACGGTAAAAGGGGTAGGGGCGACCCATCCTGCTTCTTGAAGTTTCGAGATATTGGCTTCCGAAAGCCCCAGTACCTCTTCACCGTTCATGTTACGAATGGTTGAGACCGGCGGTGTGGCGGGAGTGGAGTAGGTATCCACAAAATAGGCACCCGACTCGGAAAGGGTGATCTCATGGTTGGCCTTTTCAGGAGTGAGAAGGTTAAGTCCGCTTCCGTCAAAATTCACCCGGTAAAGATATTTGAAATAGGGATCTCCTTCTTCACGGCCCGAGCCGGTAAAATAAATGGTTCGATCCGATTCATCTACCCGCAGAACTTCCAGTACGGTCCAGTCTCCGGACGTAATTTGATTTTTGAGTGCTCCGCTTTGAAGGTCATATAGATATAAATGTCCCCAATCCGATCGTTGTGAGAACCAGATCACCTCATTGCTGTTTTTGAGTAGTCTCCAGCTGATGCCGTCAACACCGGATTCGAAAAAGGTATCGGTTTCTTCTTGCAGTACAGATCGGACTTGTCCGGTATTGGGATCGGCGGTTTGAAGATGGACATCCTGATGATCTCGTGAAACAGAGACAAAGGCAAGCGTATTGCTGTCTTCGCTCCATTCATTATCCAGGAAATTACCACCCCGGCCGGCCACATGGTCGGTAATGGTTGAACGCTGAGGATCGGCATCTTTTCTCAAACGAACTATGCTGGGAGTGGGCTCCAGGTTTATGACCACCCGGTGTAAGCGAAAGATCAAACTATCGCCGGGAAGGGGATACTTCCATGCTTGCAATTCCGGGTGCCCCACTTTCGTTGAGGCCAGGTACATTTCACCGACTCCCCGAGC from Gracilimonas sp. harbors:
- a CDS encoding DUF3419 family protein — translated: MFSRPFIYDFGVSQDDPNTELEALDLSENDRVLCIASAGEVPLELLVNSHSSVVIDAVDIAPSQIYLSQLKLKAAQHLPSLTAAKFLGYMSAEEAERAAWFKQIDPELTNSERDFWKAHPEILKLGPVHLGKYETYIRRFSPLGRLLLGGRKKLLVLFETTSIKDQKAYFDEVLRAGLLKNLFNLMFHPKLYKQKGISEQGLIHWQDDKLGLKFYQQFRDFCTKTPVRHNWMLQFVFFNQVLFEESLPSYLRPEGKTRLPEAAERLRFKEESVTESVNRSEPGYYNKFALSNVSDWLSKEDFTDLLIRIAGKSGSDAKGLIRYIHSARVTDLNLPERLGFDAAEGQMLLQKDRFPFYQLIPFHFNDHEKA
- a CDS encoding alpha/beta hydrolase-fold protein gives rise to the protein MKIHPKSLSILLVAISLHLFITSHSKAQSEASIPWTKTTQLYSEAVEDTFKISIALPERYDQSKEYPVVFMTDPRFAFSSAVESARAHAIDGTIPPVILVGIGYPGSQGFGKIMQIRSRDFSTVSDPQVPGGWPSWANDIEWGGAQAFLSFIKDELTVYIRENYKTTDDHMYMGWSGGAHFGAYMLFEEPELFNKYLLVSGPFEWFHNGIAFEYEEAYAENNDDLNAKIVFAVGSSESKSTIEANERMATILGKRNYNGLEVSNHVFEEKKHYGVWPVAINYGLQKLLAKQD
- a CDS encoding integron integrase, with protein sequence MAKSKLLEQVRQEIRRRNYSYKTEQSYTSWIVRYVKYHGTVYPKKLRDAEVEQYLNHLANEKNVAAGTQNQALAALVFLYKEVLGKESLDLNNLKRAKKPKRLPVVLSVEETVALFEHLNGVAALICKLLYGSGLRISECLRLRVQDIDFDYEQLWVRSGKGMKDRVSLLPQKCIPVLKEQVKKVERMHQKDLAAGCGKALLPKALSEKYPDEDKELRWQYLFPSKKISKDPRSGLQNRYHLSNRYVQKRIKKAAKSAGINKKVTCHTLRHSFATHLLQNGYDIRTVQELLGHKNLKTTMIYTHVINKGGNYIKSPVDAI
- a CDS encoding S9 family peptidase, translating into MKFRNSTFLVFTLLFVMTSACSFNSEQVTEEDYKRAESFLSSNTNDLVHGTISGVNWLDDGNLIYRHSLSNGTEFMIADPEAGMKERAFDHEKIAEALSKLTDEDISPLSLPFNSFSYEDEKSAIRFNVRGTDYRCTLNTDTCELLTDEDPQRNRNESISPDGKKAVFIRDYNLYMRNLETNRVTQLTTDGQQDFGYATNNAGWTKRDSPVLLWSPDSKRISTFQQDARGVGEMYLASTKVGHPELQAWKYPLPGDSLIFRLHRVVINLEPTPSIVRLRKDADPQRSTITDHVAGRGGNFLDNEWSEDSNTLAFVSVSRDHQDVHLQTADPNTGQVRSVLQEETDTFFESGVDGISWRLLKNSNEVIWFSQRSDWGHLYLYDLQSGALKNQITSGDWTVLEVLRVDESDRTIYFTGSGREEGDPYFKYLYRVNFDGSGLNLLTPEKANHEITLSESGAYFVDTYSTPATPPVSTIRNMNGEEVLGLSEANISKLQEAGWVAPTPFTVKARDGETDLYGLLYKPSNFNSSASYPVLNYLYPGPQSGSVGSRSFRASRSDKQAMAELGFIVVEVDAMGTPGRSKSFHEFYYGNMGDNGIPDQIAMIEQLGERHSWMDISRVGIYGHSGGGFASTRALLAYPDFYDVAVSGAGNHDNRNYADPWGEKWQGLLEVTPSEEDTEGKATNYDNQANQLLAENLKGKLLITHGTLDSNVPPYNTLLVVNALIEANKDFDMIMFPNRGHGYYGEDYMMRKRWDYFVRHLKDVEPPKEFEFGE